Below is a genomic region from Sphingomonas phyllosphaerae.
GCGACCGGCAAGGTGACGTTGCGGCGCACGATCCCGGCGGCGCAATTCGGTGAGGGGCTGACGCTGTGGAAGGGCGAGGCGATCAGCCTGACGTGGCATGACGGCATCGCGCATCGCTGGAGCGCCGCGACGCTCAAGCCGCTGGGGACGATGCGTTATAGCGGCGAGGGCTGGGGACTGACCGCCGACGCGACCTCGCTGATCCGCTCGGACGGCAGCGCGACGCTGACCTTCCACGATCCGGCGACGATGAAGGTGCGGCGCACCGTCACGGTCACCTTCGCGGGACGCGCGCTCGACCAGATCAACGAGCTGGAGGTGGTCGACGGGCAGATCCTCGCCAACGTCTGGCACCAGCCCTTCATCGTCGCGATCGACCCGCGCAGCGGCGTGGTGACGCGGGTGATCGACCTGCGCGCGATCGTCGCCGAGGTGGGGGCGCGCGATCCCGAAGCCGTCGCGAACGGTATCGCCTGGGACGCGAAGGCGCGGCGCCTGTTCGTTACCGGCAAGCGCTGGCCGACGATGTTCGAGATCCGGTTGCCGAAATAACGGTTCCGCCGAAACCCAATTCGATCGTCGCCCCGGACTTGATCGGGGCACCGCTCTCTTTGCGAGCGATCGAATTGGAAGCGGGGTCCCGGATCACGTCCGGGACGACGCGTGGGAGACACAAGGGGTCTTTCCGGATCGCGCCGGGTCGATCACCGTATCAGCAATTCCCCGACATAGACCACCGCATCCGCGGCAAGCTGTGCGCCAAGTACCGCGGCGGTGAACATCGCCGCCAGCCCGGCGGCGACCATGCCGTGATGGCCGGCGTTCCTGATCCTCAACATGACCCATCCTCTCCTTCTCGGAGCCGGGGTCTCGTTGGTACGGGATCGCCCGACGCCGGATACTTATATAGCGCGTCCGTCGCCGTACGTCATCTTGCAGCGCAGCACGCAAAAAAGGGCCCGGTCGCGTTACCGCGCCGGGCCTTCAGGTGTCGTCCGCAGGAGGAACATCGGTGGCGGGGCGGCGACCGTCGCCGCCCCGCGAACTCGTCAGTAATTGTAGGCGCGTTCGCCATGCTCGTTGATGTCGAGACCCTCGACCTCGACCTCGAGCGAGG
It encodes:
- a CDS encoding glutaminyl-peptide cyclotransferase, which codes for MARQPVLVAPVVVRRLPHDRAAFTEGLVWHGGALIESVGLEGRSDVRRVDPATGKVTLRRTIPAAQFGEGLTLWKGEAISLTWHDGIAHRWSAATLKPLGTMRYSGEGWGLTADATSLIRSDGSATLTFHDPATMKVRRTVTVTFAGRALDQINELEVVDGQILANVWHQPFIVAIDPRSGVVTRVIDLRAIVAEVGARDPEAVANGIAWDAKARRLFVTGKRWPTMFEIRLPK